GCTTGTCGAGCAGACAGGCCACCGCTTCCGGCGTGCTGTCGCGCCCGGTGAAACCAGTGCCGCCGGTGATCAGCACCACCTGAATGCTGTCGTCGGCAATCCAGTGCGCGACCTGGGCGCGGATCTTGTACAGGTCATCCTTGAGCAGGTTGCGTTCGCTCAAGGTATGACCGGCCTCCAGCAAGCGGCTGACCAGCAATTGGCCCGACGTGTCGCTCGCATAATCGCGAGTATCGCTGACGGTCAGTACGGCTATGTTCAGGGGAACAAACAGGGCATCCGCTTTCGCACTCATGGGAATCTCCGGCAGTAGTCAATCAGATTGCCAAGCAGCCTAAGTGCCACTTATGAGTACTGTCTAATCACTCTGGCCAACCACATTATCGAGCTGCTCTATCGGCGCCGTTGACCTCGGCCAACGCCTTTGAAACCATGGGCGATAGAGCTGATCGATAGGCTTTTCAATTCTTCCGATTGGACGCAGATACAGGCAGGTGAGATCGTCAC
The Pseudomonas fluorescens genome window above contains:
- the moaB gene encoding molybdenum cofactor biosynthesis protein B, yielding MSAKADALFVPLNIAVLTVSDTRDYASDTSGQLLVSRLLEAGHTLSERNLLKDDLYKIRAQVAHWIADDSIQVVLITGGTGFTGRDSTPEAVACLLDKQIDGFGELFRAISILDIGTSTVQSRALAGLSNGTLVCCLPGSTGACRTAWEGILAEQLDNRHRPCNFVPHLKSVAACGPRG